In Streptomyces chartreusis, the following proteins share a genomic window:
- a CDS encoding family 43 glycosylhydrolase encodes MSHPPLRKRRRSLILCVLASLLALVATTQPATAADGRPYANPLKSFKGADPWLQYHDGNYYLITTTFTGILGIRKSPTLAGLATAPNVQVWSDTTSTRNTNFWAPEMHLVDGHWYVYYSAGRSGVACCDSQRTHVLESAGTDPMGPYTYKGSLTGSNLTPGGWLIDASLLRANNRLYLVGSGFVDGSTQSLVIAPLSNPYTLASSTFTVISGPTLDWERSGSPVNEGPEPLYHDGRTFLTYSASSCQTADYKLGRLELTGTDPLSPASWTKKQTPVFQRSDTNGVYGPGHNGFFSSPDGTENWIVYHANSASNGGCGNGRTTRAQEFTWNADGTPNLGTPVALGTTLPGPSGESAATPTAYTLVNRNSGKCLDVDGGGTADGTDIFQWTCNGGTNQKWRVEDLGDDTNRLVNVATGKVMDTAGCSAADGAGIRQWSWLDNRCQRYRLVFTAAGDHVRIVNESTGKVADVADCSAANGADVRQWTWLNNNCQQWRLVPTT; translated from the coding sequence ATGTCTCACCCGCCACTCAGGAAACGCCGCAGATCACTGATCCTCTGCGTACTGGCTTCGCTGCTGGCCCTGGTGGCGACCACCCAGCCGGCGACCGCGGCGGACGGCCGCCCGTACGCCAATCCGCTGAAGTCGTTCAAGGGCGCCGACCCCTGGCTCCAGTACCACGACGGCAACTACTACCTGATCACCACGACGTTCACCGGCATCCTCGGCATCCGCAAGTCGCCGACACTCGCGGGGCTCGCCACCGCACCCAACGTGCAGGTGTGGTCGGACACCACGTCGACCCGCAACACCAACTTCTGGGCGCCGGAGATGCATCTGGTCGACGGCCACTGGTACGTGTATTACTCGGCCGGCCGGAGCGGCGTCGCCTGCTGCGACTCGCAGCGCACGCACGTCCTGGAGAGCGCCGGGACCGATCCGATGGGGCCTTACACCTACAAGGGTTCACTGACCGGGTCGAACCTCACGCCGGGCGGCTGGCTGATCGACGCGAGCCTGCTGCGGGCGAACAACAGGCTGTACCTGGTGGGCAGCGGGTTCGTCGACGGCAGCACGCAGAGCCTGGTCATCGCCCCGCTCAGCAATCCGTACACCCTCGCGAGCAGCACCTTCACGGTCATCTCCGGCCCGACCCTGGACTGGGAGCGCTCCGGCAGCCCCGTCAACGAGGGCCCCGAGCCGCTCTACCACGACGGCCGCACCTTCCTGACGTACTCCGCGAGTTCCTGTCAGACCGCCGACTACAAGCTGGGCCGGCTGGAGCTGACGGGCACCGATCCGCTCAGTCCGGCGTCCTGGACCAAGAAGCAGACGCCGGTCTTCCAGCGCAGCGACACCAACGGCGTCTACGGGCCGGGCCACAACGGCTTCTTCAGCTCGCCCGACGGCACCGAGAACTGGATCGTCTACCACGCCAACTCCGCGTCGAACGGCGGCTGCGGCAACGGACGCACCACCCGTGCCCAGGAGTTCACCTGGAACGCCGACGGCACCCCGAACCTCGGCACCCCGGTCGCCCTCGGCACCACACTGCCGGGCCCGTCGGGCGAGAGCGCCGCGACACCGACGGCGTACACGCTCGTCAACCGCAACAGCGGCAAGTGCCTGGACGTCGACGGCGGCGGCACGGCCGACGGCACCGACATCTTCCAGTGGACCTGCAACGGCGGGACCAACCAGAAGTGGCGGGTCGAGGACCTCGGCGACGACACCAACCGCCTGGTCAATGTCGCCACCGGCAAGGTGATGGACACCGCCGGCTGCTCCGCGGCCGACGGCGCGGGCATCCGCCAGTGGTCCTGGCTCGACAACAGGTGCCAGCGCTACCGGCTCGTGTTCACCGCGGCCGGCGACCACGTGCGGATCGTCAACGAGTCCACCGGCAAGGTCGCCGACGTCGCCGACTGCTCCGCCGCGAACGGTGCCGACGTACGGCAGTGGACCTGGCTGAACAACAACTGCCAGCAGTGGCGCCTCGTCCCCACGACCTGA
- a CDS encoding polysaccharide deacetylase family protein, whose translation MPSLTKKMKKPWAWLCAAAALVVAASLVAFSQYVRLETTSPSAARAQAASTARTLSGGVDCREDKCVALTFDAGPSEHSARLLDILKEKDVPATFFLLGKRHIEKYPELVERMADEGHEVANHTWDHKRLTELEPDEIRDEIERPNKVIERIVGRRPTLMRPPQGRTDDTVHDICRELGMSEILWSVTAKDYKTDDSELIEQRVLDQTDRDGIILLHDIYDGTVPAVPGIIDELKKRGFVFVTVPQLLAPGKAEPGKVYR comes from the coding sequence ATGCCTTCTCTGACCAAGAAGATGAAAAAGCCATGGGCCTGGTTGTGTGCAGCCGCCGCTCTGGTGGTGGCCGCTTCCCTGGTGGCCTTCAGCCAGTACGTGCGTCTGGAGACCACTTCGCCGAGCGCCGCACGGGCCCAGGCCGCGTCCACCGCCAGGACCCTCTCCGGCGGTGTCGACTGCCGCGAGGACAAGTGCGTCGCGCTGACCTTCGACGCCGGCCCGAGCGAACACTCCGCGCGACTGCTGGACATCCTCAAGGAGAAGGACGTCCCGGCGACCTTCTTCCTCCTGGGCAAGCGGCACATCGAGAAGTACCCGGAGCTCGTCGAGCGGATGGCCGACGAGGGCCATGAGGTGGCCAACCACACCTGGGACCACAAGAGGCTCACGGAGCTGGAACCCGACGAGATACGCGACGAGATAGAGCGCCCCAACAAGGTGATAGAGCGCATCGTCGGACGGCGCCCGACGCTGATGCGCCCGCCCCAGGGCCGTACCGACGACACGGTGCACGACATCTGCCGCGAGCTGGGCATGTCCGAAATCCTGTGGAGCGTGACCGCCAAGGACTACAAGACCGACGACTCCGAGCTCATAGAGCAGCGCGTCCTCGACCAGACGGACCGCGACGGCATCATCCTGCTGCACGACATCTACGACGGGACCGTGCCGGCCGTGCCCGGGATCATCGACGAGCTGAAGAAGCGCGGATTCGTGTTCGTGACCGTTCCGCAGCTGCTCGCGCCGGGGAAGGCCGAGCCGGGAAAGGTGTACCGGTGA
- a CDS encoding ABC transporter ATP-binding protein — MTAIEARPQPLLVADGLTKAYRLPGGERLTAADRVSFTVPRGGSLGVVGESGSGKSTVARMLVGLVRPDAGTVTVDGRDRAVRPRAFGGGRAAHRLARAREIQMVFQDPYVSLDPRLTARQCLRTSLRLHGRDADDGRIAALLDQVGLGAREAGARPHELSGGQCQRLAIARALAVDPRVLVLDEAVAALDVSIQAQILGLLGEIRRDTGVALVFVSHDLAVVRHITDETVVMRRGTVVEQGPTDRVLDAPEGPYTRLLLASVPRRGWDPADAVRARAVV; from the coding sequence ATGACCGCGATCGAAGCCCGGCCACAGCCCCTTCTGGTGGCCGACGGCCTGACCAAGGCGTACCGGCTGCCGGGCGGCGAGCGTCTGACCGCCGCCGACCGGGTCTCCTTCACCGTGCCGCGCGGCGGCTCGCTCGGCGTGGTCGGCGAGTCCGGGTCGGGCAAGAGCACCGTGGCCCGGATGCTGGTCGGCCTGGTGCGGCCGGACGCCGGCACGGTCACCGTGGACGGCCGGGACCGTGCCGTGCGGCCGAGGGCGTTCGGCGGGGGCCGGGCCGCGCACCGGCTGGCGCGTGCCCGTGAGATCCAGATGGTGTTCCAGGACCCCTACGTCTCCCTCGACCCCCGGCTGACGGCACGTCAATGTCTGCGTACGTCCCTGCGGCTGCACGGCCGTGACGCCGACGACGGGCGGATCGCCGCGCTCCTGGACCAGGTGGGGCTGGGCGCGAGGGAGGCGGGGGCGCGCCCGCACGAGCTGTCCGGCGGGCAGTGCCAGCGGCTGGCCATCGCCCGTGCCCTGGCCGTCGACCCGCGCGTCCTCGTGCTGGACGAGGCGGTCGCCGCGCTGGACGTGTCGATCCAGGCGCAGATCCTCGGTCTCCTCGGCGAGATCCGGCGGGACACGGGGGTGGCGCTGGTCTTCGTCAGCCATGACCTGGCCGTCGTCCGGCACATCACCGACGAGACGGTGGTGATGCGCCGCGGCACCGTGGTGGAGCAGGGTCCGACGGACCGGGTGCTGGACGCGCCCGAAGGCCCTTACACCCGGCTCCTGTTGGCCTCCGTCCCGCGCCGGGGCTGGGATCCGGCCGACGCGGTGCGGGCGCGGGCGGTCGTCTGA
- a CDS encoding SRPBCC family protein, protein MANFSLERTVPLPLPEAWRRLTEWPRHAEVVPLTRIRVTTPAPTHEGTHFVARSGLGPLSFDDPMEVTVWQPPSDDTPGRCRLEKRGRVMRGWAEIEVRPGPGGRARVVWREELRVRFVPGALDAVVERTARFVFGRAVNRLLRRA, encoded by the coding sequence GTGGCGAACTTCTCCCTCGAACGCACGGTTCCGCTCCCTCTCCCGGAGGCGTGGCGCCGCCTGACGGAGTGGCCCCGCCACGCCGAGGTCGTCCCCCTGACCCGTATCCGGGTCACCACCCCCGCCCCGACGCACGAGGGCACGCACTTCGTCGCCCGCTCCGGCCTCGGCCCTCTCTCCTTCGACGACCCGATGGAGGTGACGGTCTGGCAGCCCCCGTCCGACGACACACCCGGCCGGTGCCGCCTGGAGAAGCGGGGCCGGGTGATGCGCGGCTGGGCCGAGATCGAGGTGCGTCCCGGGCCGGGCGGCCGGGCACGGGTGGTGTGGCGGGAGGAGCTGCGGGTGCGGTTCGTGCCGGGGGCGCTGGACGCAGTGGTGGAGCGTACGGCGCGGTTCGTGTTCGGGCGGGCCGTGAACCGGTTGCTCCGACGGGCGTGA
- a CDS encoding family 43 glycosylhydrolase, which translates to MAMLVALAACLVAPGSPAQAAVPDSPAVTYTNPIAEKRADPHIFRHTDGYYYFTATVPEYDRIVLRRATTIQGLSTAQEVTIWTKHSSGVMGAHIWAPEIHFIDGKWYVYFAAGATNDVWAIRMYVLEGTGSNPLTATWAEKGQIRTQWESFSLDATTFVVGGVRYLAWAQRDPSVNNNTDVYLARMANPWTITGTPVMLSRPTYSWETVGYKVNEGPAVIQHGGKVFMSYSASATDSNYCLGLLSASASADLLDAANWTKSSTPVFTSNAGTSQYGPGHNSFTVSEDGRSDVLVYHDRSYKDISGDPLNDPNRRTRVQKLYWKADGTPDFGIPVADGVTPQRLSSYNLADRFIRHWEYRARVEAGVSPLADSQFRVVAGLTGSGTVSLESANFPGYYLRHKNFEVWLEKNDGTARFASDATFSRRAGLADPAGVSYESYNYAGRYIRHYEYLLYVQAPSTATDRADATFYAQ; encoded by the coding sequence ATGGCGATGCTGGTGGCCCTCGCAGCCTGCCTCGTCGCACCGGGCTCCCCCGCCCAGGCAGCCGTCCCCGACTCCCCCGCCGTGACCTACACCAACCCGATCGCCGAGAAGCGGGCCGACCCGCACATCTTCCGACACACCGACGGCTACTACTACTTCACCGCGACCGTCCCCGAGTACGACCGCATCGTGCTGCGCCGGGCGACCACCATCCAGGGTCTGTCCACGGCCCAGGAGGTGACCATCTGGACCAAGCACTCCAGTGGTGTCATGGGCGCGCACATCTGGGCGCCGGAGATCCACTTCATCGACGGCAAGTGGTACGTCTACTTCGCCGCGGGCGCCACCAATGACGTGTGGGCGATCCGGATGTACGTCCTGGAGGGCACCGGATCCAACCCGCTGACGGCCACCTGGGCGGAGAAGGGCCAGATCAGGACCCAGTGGGAGAGCTTCTCGCTGGACGCCACGACCTTCGTGGTGGGCGGCGTGCGCTATCTGGCGTGGGCCCAGCGCGACCCGTCCGTGAACAACAACACGGACGTCTATCTCGCGAGGATGGCCAACCCCTGGACCATCACGGGCACTCCGGTGATGCTGTCGCGGCCCACCTACTCCTGGGAGACGGTCGGCTACAAGGTCAACGAGGGCCCGGCGGTGATCCAGCACGGCGGCAAGGTCTTCATGAGCTACTCCGCCAGCGCCACCGACAGCAACTACTGCCTGGGGCTGCTGTCCGCCTCCGCGAGCGCCGATCTGCTCGACGCGGCGAACTGGACCAAGAGTTCCACGCCGGTGTTCACGAGCAACGCGGGCACGAGCCAGTACGGCCCGGGGCACAACTCCTTCACCGTGTCCGAGGACGGCAGGAGCGACGTCCTCGTCTATCACGACCGCAGCTACAAGGACATCAGCGGCGACCCGCTGAACGACCCCAACCGCCGCACCCGCGTCCAGAAGCTGTACTGGAAGGCCGACGGCACCCCCGACTTCGGCATCCCGGTGGCCGACGGGGTCACCCCGCAGCGCTTGTCGTCGTACAACCTCGCCGACCGGTTCATCCGGCACTGGGAGTACCGCGCCCGCGTCGAGGCGGGCGTCTCCCCGCTCGCCGACTCGCAGTTCCGCGTCGTCGCCGGCCTGACCGGCAGTGGCACGGTCTCCCTGGAGTCGGCCAACTTCCCCGGCTACTACCTGCGGCACAAGAACTTCGAGGTGTGGCTGGAGAAGAACGACGGCACGGCGCGGTTCGCCTCCGACGCGACCTTCTCCAGGCGGGCCGGGCTGGCCGACCCGGCGGGGGTCTCCTACGAGTCGTACAACTACGCGGGGCGCTACATCAGGCACTACGAATACCTGCTGTACGTCCAGGCGCCGAGCACGGCCACGGACCGGGCGGACGCCACGTTCTACGCCCAGTAG
- a CDS encoding DUF2278 family protein: MPLKTYGVLIGRAVDTRRESGNDSPHYQILVADDSGTRYRAAVNVLSQQRPSELLYFVSDDFRHPVTARLAGLASGWNTLPSGPGGPNLDFVRGNLFDPALMRKLPPDLEGPDNDLADLLDHSVRRAVADQEARLYLFGERWGSEAGTKDKIFGFLPGNGVHDIHMNQGNSGRFRDADGVWQDGGLLVHFPAQDRWVAVFLAFQSQSWKTDDVTGHTIGDVDGSRPVPGTRPVRIVAALVNPRGPVPEAETVTLLNASPDAVDLTGWQLQDRLGRRSAVPAGPLAPGASLVVRLGGGAQLGNHGGEISLLDARGLKADGVSYTAVQAAREGWTVVF; encoded by the coding sequence ATGCCGTTGAAGACCTACGGCGTACTGATCGGTCGGGCCGTCGACACCCGGCGCGAGAGCGGCAACGACTCGCCGCACTACCAGATCCTCGTCGCCGACGACTCCGGCACCCGCTACCGGGCCGCCGTCAACGTCCTGTCCCAGCAGCGGCCGTCCGAGCTGCTGTACTTCGTCAGCGACGACTTCCGGCACCCGGTCACCGCCCGTCTGGCGGGCCTGGCGAGCGGCTGGAACACCCTGCCGTCCGGCCCCGGCGGCCCGAACCTCGACTTCGTGCGCGGCAACCTCTTCGACCCGGCCCTGATGCGGAAGCTGCCCCCGGACCTCGAAGGCCCCGACAACGACCTCGCCGACCTCCTGGACCACTCCGTCCGCCGTGCGGTCGCGGACCAGGAGGCCCGGCTGTATCTGTTCGGCGAGCGCTGGGGGTCCGAGGCCGGCACGAAGGACAAGATCTTCGGCTTCCTGCCCGGCAACGGTGTGCACGACATCCATATGAACCAGGGCAACAGCGGCCGGTTCCGCGACGCCGACGGCGTGTGGCAGGACGGCGGACTGCTCGTGCACTTCCCGGCGCAGGACCGCTGGGTCGCCGTCTTCCTGGCCTTCCAGAGCCAGTCCTGGAAGACGGACGACGTCACCGGCCACACCATCGGGGACGTCGACGGCTCACGCCCGGTGCCCGGCACCCGGCCGGTCCGTATCGTCGCCGCGCTCGTCAACCCGCGCGGCCCCGTCCCCGAGGCCGAGACCGTCACGCTGCTCAACGCCTCGCCCGATGCCGTGGACCTGACCGGGTGGCAGCTCCAGGACCGGCTGGGCCGGCGCTCCGCCGTGCCGGCCGGCCCGCTCGCGCCCGGCGCCAGTCTTGTCGTGCGTCTCGGAGGCGGCGCCCAACTCGGCAACCACGGTGGCGAGATCAGCCTCCTGGACGCCAGAGGGCTCAAGGCAGACGGCGTCTCGTACACGGCCGTGCAGGCCGCACGGGAGGGCTGGACCGTCGTCTTCTGA
- a CDS encoding XdhC family protein — MLDIAEELHRWVEQGRDFAVATVVAVGGSAPRQPGAALAVDADGTAIGSVSGGCVEGAVYELCRQALEDGETVLERFGYSDEDAFAVGLTCGGIIDILVTPVRAQDPARPVLATALAAASAGEAAAVARIVSGPSDLMGRALLVRPDGGHDGGFGGHPELDRTVAAEAGAFLDAGRTGTLEIGEQGSRCGAPLTVLVESSVPAPRMIVFGAIDFASALVRIGKFLNYHVTVCDARPVFATRTRFPEADEIVVEWPHKYLERTEVDARTVLCVLTHDAKFDVPLLRSALRLPVAYVGAMGSRRTHLDRNERLRQVGVTELELARLRSPIGLDLGARTPEETALSIASEIVAGRRGGSGASLTGAHTPIHHDAASTSEPAGRIGSVA, encoded by the coding sequence ATGCTGGACATCGCCGAAGAGCTGCACCGGTGGGTCGAGCAGGGACGTGACTTCGCCGTGGCCACCGTGGTGGCGGTCGGCGGCAGCGCACCCCGCCAGCCCGGCGCCGCGCTCGCGGTGGACGCCGACGGCACGGCGATCGGCTCTGTCTCCGGCGGCTGTGTGGAGGGCGCGGTCTACGAACTGTGCCGACAAGCCCTCGAGGACGGCGAGACGGTCCTGGAGCGCTTCGGCTACAGCGACGAGGACGCCTTCGCCGTCGGCCTGACGTGCGGCGGCATCATCGACATCCTCGTCACCCCGGTACGGGCGCAGGACCCGGCCCGCCCGGTGCTGGCGACGGCCCTGGCCGCGGCGTCGGCCGGCGAGGCGGCGGCGGTCGCCCGCATCGTGTCCGGACCCTCGGACCTGATGGGCCGCGCGCTGCTGGTCCGCCCCGACGGCGGCCACGACGGCGGCTTCGGCGGCCATCCCGAACTGGACCGCACGGTCGCCGCGGAGGCGGGCGCGTTCCTGGACGCGGGCCGCACGGGCACCCTGGAGATCGGCGAACAGGGCTCGCGCTGCGGCGCCCCGCTCACGGTCCTGGTGGAGTCCTCCGTCCCCGCACCCCGGATGATCGTCTTCGGCGCGATCGACTTCGCGTCGGCGCTCGTGCGGATCGGCAAGTTCCTGAACTACCACGTGACGGTGTGCGACGCCCGGCCGGTCTTCGCGACCAGGACCCGCTTCCCGGAGGCCGACGAGATCGTCGTGGAGTGGCCGCACAAGTACCTGGAGCGCACCGAGGTGGACGCGCGGACGGTCCTGTGCGTGCTCACCCACGACGCCAAGTTCGACGTTCCGCTGCTCCGGTCGGCGCTGCGGCTGCCGGTGGCGTACGTGGGCGCGATGGGCTCGCGCCGCACCCACCTGGACCGCAACGAGCGGCTCAGGCAGGTCGGCGTCACCGAACTGGAGCTGGCCCGGCTCCGCTCACCGATCGGCCTGGACCTCGGCGCCCGTACGCCCGAGGAGACGGCCCTGTCGATCGCCTCGGAGATCGTCGCGGGCCGGCGTGGCGGCAGCGGTGCCTCCCTGACCGGCGCGCACACGCCGATCCATCACGACGCGGCGTCCACGTCCGAACCGGCGGGCCGGATCGGGTCGGTGGCCTGA
- a CDS encoding lanthionine synthetase LanC family protein, whose amino-acid sequence MTETDATTMKTDEVEALAADGLRWLLSVARDTGGGGIGWPVTPSDADVDPMLYNGTAGVVPVLLEAWRHFGDDSYADAARRAARCLARSVEEWQDDSLYFGRTGMALALRAVHDDLGDPAAGAAADRALELVRAGFDGERWGELYELMGGNAGIGLGALLMGADDLAVQAVEPYARTAEPTAHGVQWQHRPGATGRMHHISHGTLGIVHGLAAVGHAAGRADLVELALAGAADVVSRDEDGPDGFLVPHSDPQHRPDLVQRHNYGWCHGPSGDAQVFRLLRDLTGDPRWQALADRCWHTVTHSGLPSRLRPGFWDNNGRCCGTAGVLALADDRIAEQGDSPEFAEVLVADIAAHATRDADGARWSNVEHRATPSALEPRTGWAMGSAGIVRELLRHVRISRGGAPAYAFAWPDQPAPRAQATDPIRPAGSDVDAAS is encoded by the coding sequence ATGACCGAGACCGATGCAACGACCATGAAAACGGACGAGGTTGAGGCGCTGGCCGCGGACGGGCTGCGGTGGCTGCTCTCCGTCGCCCGGGACACCGGGGGCGGCGGGATCGGCTGGCCCGTCACGCCGTCCGACGCCGACGTCGACCCGATGCTCTACAACGGCACCGCCGGAGTGGTCCCGGTCCTCCTGGAGGCGTGGCGGCACTTCGGCGACGACTCCTACGCCGACGCCGCCCGGCGCGCGGCCCGCTGCCTGGCCCGGTCCGTCGAGGAATGGCAGGACGACTCGCTCTACTTCGGCCGCACCGGGATGGCCCTGGCGCTGCGGGCCGTGCACGACGACCTGGGCGACCCGGCCGCCGGGGCCGCCGCCGACCGGGCGCTGGAGCTGGTGCGGGCCGGCTTCGACGGGGAGCGCTGGGGTGAGCTGTACGAGCTGATGGGCGGCAACGCGGGCATCGGGCTGGGCGCGCTGCTGATGGGGGCGGACGATCTCGCCGTACAGGCCGTGGAGCCGTACGCGCGCACCGCCGAGCCGACCGCGCACGGTGTGCAGTGGCAGCACCGGCCCGGCGCGACGGGCCGGATGCACCACATCTCGCACGGCACCCTCGGCATCGTCCACGGCCTGGCCGCCGTCGGGCACGCGGCCGGCCGCGCCGATCTGGTCGAGCTCGCGCTGGCCGGTGCCGCGGACGTCGTGTCCCGCGACGAGGACGGGCCGGACGGCTTCCTCGTCCCGCACTCCGATCCGCAGCACCGCCCCGATCTGGTCCAGCGCCACAACTACGGCTGGTGCCACGGCCCTTCGGGCGACGCCCAGGTCTTCCGGCTGCTGCGGGACCTGACCGGCGACCCGCGCTGGCAGGCCCTCGCCGACCGCTGCTGGCACACCGTCACGCACTCGGGTCTGCCGAGCCGGCTGCGCCCCGGCTTCTGGGACAACAACGGCCGCTGCTGCGGCACGGCGGGCGTCCTGGCGCTGGCGGACGACCGGATCGCCGAGCAGGGCGACTCCCCCGAGTTCGCCGAGGTCCTCGTCGCCGACATCGCCGCGCACGCCACCCGGGACGCCGACGGCGCCCGCTGGTCCAACGTCGAGCACCGGGCCACCCCGAGCGCCCTGGAACCGCGGACCGGGTGGGCGATGGGCAGCGCGGGCATCGTGCGGGAACTCCTGCGCCATGTGCGGATCTCACGGGGCGGTGCGCCGGCCTACGCCTTCGCCTGGCCCGACCAGCCGGCGCCGCGGGCTCAGGCCACCGACCCGATCCGGCCCGCCGGTTCGGACGTGGACGCCGCGTCGTGA
- a CDS encoding NCS2 family permease codes for MTQQSLEPATTAEDAGEGTRVPAGRSWLDRYFHISKRESTVAREVRGGVTTFMAMAYILLLNPLILSGKDAAGDTLAQKALITATAFAAAFSTLLMGFFGKVPLALAAGLSVSGVLASQVAPQMTWPQAMGMCVMYGVIIMLLVVTGLREMIMNAIPLALKHAITMGIGLFVALIGFYKAGFVHQGEATPVTLGPAGELAGWPVLLFAVTLLAIFMLQARGIPGAILIGIVGGTVLAVVLNAFGAIDPKQWASGAPELHGSAVSMPDFSIFGNVEFGGWGEVGAMTVGMIVFTLVLAGFFDAMATIIGVGTEAKLADDKGRMPGLSKALFIDGAGGAIGGVSGASGQTVFVESATGVGEGARTGLSSVVTGLFFAACLFFTPLTAIVPGEVAAAALVVIGAMMMMNARHVDWADRATAIPVFLTVVIMPFTYSITAGVAAGVISYVAIKIAQGKAREIGAFMWALTGIFIVYFALNPIESWMGVH; via the coding sequence ATGACCCAGCAGTCTCTGGAGCCGGCGACCACAGCCGAAGACGCGGGAGAAGGCACCCGCGTCCCGGCCGGCAGGTCCTGGCTCGACCGGTACTTCCACATATCCAAGAGAGAATCCACGGTCGCGCGTGAGGTGCGCGGCGGCGTCACGACCTTCATGGCGATGGCGTACATCCTCCTGCTCAACCCGCTGATCCTGTCCGGCAAGGACGCGGCCGGTGACACCCTCGCCCAGAAGGCGCTGATCACCGCGACCGCGTTCGCGGCGGCCTTCAGCACGCTGCTGATGGGCTTCTTCGGCAAGGTGCCGCTCGCCCTCGCCGCCGGCCTCTCCGTCTCCGGCGTCCTCGCCTCGCAGGTCGCCCCGCAGATGACCTGGCCGCAGGCCATGGGCATGTGTGTGATGTACGGCGTGATCATCATGCTGCTGGTCGTCACCGGCCTGCGCGAGATGATCATGAACGCGATCCCGCTCGCGCTCAAGCACGCCATCACCATGGGCATCGGCCTGTTCGTCGCGCTGATCGGCTTCTACAAGGCCGGCTTCGTGCACCAGGGCGAGGCCACCCCGGTCACTCTCGGCCCCGCCGGCGAACTGGCCGGCTGGCCCGTCCTGCTCTTCGCGGTCACCCTCCTCGCGATCTTCATGCTCCAGGCGCGCGGCATCCCCGGCGCGATCCTGATCGGCATCGTCGGCGGCACCGTGCTCGCCGTGGTCCTCAACGCCTTCGGCGCCATCGACCCCAAGCAGTGGGCCAGCGGCGCCCCCGAACTGCACGGCAGCGCGGTGTCCATGCCGGACTTCTCGATCTTCGGCAACGTCGAGTTCGGCGGCTGGGGCGAGGTCGGCGCGATGACCGTCGGCATGATCGTCTTCACCTTGGTGCTCGCCGGGTTCTTCGACGCGATGGCCACCATCATCGGCGTCGGCACCGAGGCCAAGCTCGCCGACGACAAGGGCCGGATGCCGGGCCTGTCGAAGGCGCTGTTCATCGACGGTGCCGGCGGCGCCATCGGCGGTGTGTCCGGCGCGTCCGGGCAGACGGTGTTCGTCGAGTCGGCCACCGGCGTCGGCGAGGGTGCCCGTACAGGCCTGTCGTCGGTCGTCACCGGCCTGTTCTTCGCGGCCTGCCTCTTCTTCACCCCGCTCACGGCGATCGTGCCGGGCGAGGTCGCGGCGGCGGCCCTGGTGGTCATCGGCGCCATGATGATGATGAACGCACGGCACGTGGACTGGGCCGACCGGGCCACCGCGATCCCGGTGTTCCTCACCGTCGTGATCATGCCGTTCACGTACTCGATCACGGCCGGTGTCGCCGCCGGTGTCATCTCGTACGTCGCCATCAAGATCGCTCAGGGCAAGGCGCGGGAGATCGGGGCGTTCATGTGGGCCCTGACAGGCATCTTCATCGTCTATTTCGCCCTCAATCCCATTGAGAGCTGGATGGGCGTGCACTAG